A stretch of the Sphingomonas sp. CL5.1 genome encodes the following:
- a CDS encoding SCO family protein produces the protein MPTDHHPVRRSVARLLAASLMLMLASACARQTGWHNTVVTGLPTLAFDMTRANDGKPVTAADYRGKVTLLYFGYASCPDICPMTLANVGQVLRRIGGDASAVRVLFATVDPDRDTLPVLRQYVAAFGPQVDGLRGDPDALAALARRYRVAYSVRPGPDYEVTHSSGIYVFDRGGAARLLVSSLSTQDADVKGAAADLRRLVESNG, from the coding sequence GTGCCCACCGATCATCACCCCGTCCGGCGGAGCGTGGCCCGCCTGCTCGCCGCCTCGCTGATGCTGATGCTGGCGAGCGCCTGCGCCCGGCAGACGGGGTGGCATAACACCGTCGTCACCGGCCTGCCGACGCTGGCGTTCGACATGACCAGGGCCAATGACGGCAAGCCGGTGACGGCGGCCGACTATCGCGGCAAGGTGACATTGCTCTATTTCGGCTACGCCAGTTGCCCCGACATATGCCCGATGACGCTGGCCAATGTCGGGCAGGTGCTGCGCCGGATCGGGGGCGACGCCAGCGCGGTCCGCGTGCTGTTCGCCACGGTCGATCCGGATCGCGACACGCTGCCGGTGCTCAGGCAATATGTCGCCGCGTTCGGCCCCCAGGTCGATGGCCTGCGCGGCGATCCCGATGCGCTGGCCGCGCTCGCCCGGCGATACCGCGTCGCCTATTCGGTGCGGCCGGGGCCGGACTATGAGGTGACGCACAGCTCCGGCATCTACGTCTTCGATCGCGGCGGCGCGGCACGGCTGCTGGTCAGCTCGCTTTCGACGCAGGACGCGGACGTGAAAGGCGCCGCCGCCGATTTGCGGCGGCTGGTCGAAAGCAACGGCTGA
- a CDS encoding cytochrome c oxidase assembly protein: MTDIRGRSGPLSPELFASPDARAALALGAASLVLWWLCRFHAAALPAIAPWDFSFSWFFATTFPLWWYWRGLRATAPAERPSRWRSAAFLIGMAVIYGVLQTRFEYLAEHMFFLNRFQHVVMHHLGPFFIALAWPWPTILRGMPARMRRLAVAPPVLRFLHVVRKPLLAAFLFVGLIALWLVPAIHFRAMIDPRLYLVMNWSMVGDGVLFWSVVLDRRDRARAGISFGMRAALAIGVMFPQILIGAIIALSRHDLYGFYAWCGRIYPGIGALDDQAYGGLIIWIPPAMMSVVSLLLVLDALRRAEEAAEKPRAPGDGARISASSWTGR; encoded by the coding sequence ATGACTGATATCCGTGGCCGATCCGGTCCGCTTTCCCCGGAGCTGTTCGCATCGCCGGACGCGCGCGCGGCGCTCGCGCTGGGGGCGGCGAGCCTGGTCCTGTGGTGGCTGTGCCGCTTCCATGCCGCCGCGCTTCCGGCGATCGCGCCGTGGGATTTCTCCTTCTCGTGGTTCTTCGCCACCACATTCCCGCTGTGGTGGTACTGGCGCGGCTTGCGGGCGACCGCGCCGGCGGAACGTCCGTCGCGATGGCGCTCGGCGGCGTTCCTGATCGGCATGGCGGTGATCTACGGCGTGCTCCAGACGCGGTTCGAATATCTCGCCGAGCATATGTTCTTCCTGAACCGCTTCCAGCATGTGGTGATGCACCATCTGGGGCCGTTCTTCATCGCGCTCGCCTGGCCGTGGCCGACGATCCTGCGCGGGATGCCGGCGCGGATGCGGCGGCTGGCGGTGGCGCCTCCCGTGCTGCGCTTCCTCCACGTCGTCCGCAAGCCGTTGCTCGCCGCGTTCCTGTTCGTCGGGCTGATCGCATTGTGGCTGGTGCCCGCGATCCACTTCCGCGCGATGATCGACCCCCGGCTCTATCTGGTGATGAACTGGTCGATGGTGGGCGACGGCGTGCTGTTCTGGAGCGTGGTGCTCGACCGGCGCGACCGCGCGCGGGCCGGCATATCCTTCGGGATGCGCGCGGCGCTGGCGATCGGGGTGATGTTCCCGCAGATCCTGATCGGCGCGATCATCGCGCTGTCGCGCCACGATCTCTATGGCTTCTACGCGTGGTGCGGCCGCATCTATCCCGGCATCGGCGCGCTCGACGATCAGGCCTATGGCGGGCTTATCATCTGGATTCCGCCGGCGATGATGAGCGTCGTCTCGCTGCTGCTCGTGCTCGATGCGCTGCGCCGCGCCGAGGAAGCGGCGGAGAAGCCGCGAGCGCCGGGCGACGGCGCGCGGATATCGGCCTCGAGCTGGACGGGGCGCTGA
- the gntA gene encoding guanitoxin biosynthesis heme-dependent pre-guanitoxin N-hydroxylase GntA: MFHWTHDAQAKLERKLSAHVAAAPFPCVGAKSALARGRLTVLACDRIDSAWDDLRIHEGLLRFVQGYRADPVLFQSYAVVFNGPEKLTEREFEAALWARVQSLSDKDVWRGQEYDDRVSADPANPHFSLSFGGEAFFIVGLHPNASRPARRFEHPALVFNLHDQFERLRDADKYEGLREKILVRDEQLAGSSNPMLARHGETSEARQYSGRMVDHDWKAPFEYRGASE; the protein is encoded by the coding sequence ATGTTCCATTGGACTCACGACGCTCAGGCGAAGCTCGAGCGGAAACTTTCCGCGCATGTCGCGGCTGCACCGTTCCCATGTGTCGGGGCGAAATCCGCCCTCGCGCGCGGCAGGCTTACCGTCCTGGCCTGCGACCGGATCGACAGTGCGTGGGATGACCTGAGGATCCATGAGGGACTGCTGCGGTTTGTTCAGGGCTATCGCGCCGATCCCGTCCTTTTCCAGAGCTATGCCGTGGTGTTCAACGGCCCCGAGAAGCTGACCGAGCGAGAGTTCGAGGCGGCGCTATGGGCACGCGTGCAATCGCTCAGCGACAAGGACGTCTGGCGCGGTCAGGAATATGATGATCGTGTGAGCGCGGACCCGGCCAACCCGCATTTCTCGCTGAGTTTTGGCGGGGAGGCCTTCTTCATCGTCGGGCTGCACCCGAACGCCAGTCGCCCGGCGCGGCGTTTCGAACATCCCGCGCTGGTGTTCAACCTGCACGACCAGTTCGAGCGCCTGCGCGACGCCGACAAATATGAAGGGTTGCGCGAGAAGATACTCGTTCGCGACGAGCAGCTCGCCGGTTCCAGCAACCCGATGCTCGCCCGCCACGGAGAAACGAGCGAGGCGCGGCAATATTCGGGCCGGATGGTCGACCATGACTGGAAAGCGCCGTTCGAATATCGTGGGGCGAGCGAATGA
- a CDS encoding GNAT family N-acetyltransferase, whose protein sequence is MPDATPLLLIGRLAVDAAFQGIGLGADLLADALRRCVAASEIAGARAVIVHAINADAAAFYERHGFTRSPLGELFPLLPIEAVQATLD, encoded by the coding sequence ATGCCGGACGCGACGCCGCTGCTGCTGATCGGACGGCTCGCGGTCGACGCGGCATTTCAAGGCATCGGTCTCGGCGCGGATTTGCTGGCCGATGCGCTCCGGCGATGCGTGGCGGCTTCGGAGATCGCGGGCGCGCGCGCCGTGATCGTCCATGCGATCAATGCCGACGCGGCAGCCTTTTACGAGCGCCACGGCTTTACGCGCTCACCACTCGGCGAGTTGTTCCCGTTGCTGCCGATCGAGGCCGTGCAGGCGACACTCGACTAG
- a CDS encoding winged helix-turn-helix domain-containing protein, which produces MDESSWRLRVGGRGVEIEQKPMELLLALLHRNGEVVTKEELLDLVWPGVTVVASSLPTAIAKLRRALGDDASIVETVQRLGYRIAAGCEIRCTELGDRPLIGLVAGDAVPGAPGWRLERMLARGEADDVWLARSDAGAARVFKFAETPGRLRQLKREARVGHVLAGTAYAASRFVLPIAQAFDRVPAWLAFPDAGIDLGQWFVRHGAALDREGRIALAGQAARAAAAAHAVGVLHLDLKPANLLVTDMAGGPPHVRLIDFGSSALLDLPRAPGLALTETAEPDAPSPAGTPLYRAPELIGEGTPSVASDIYALGLLLFQLVVGDLHRPLAPGWEALIDDPLLRVDIARACALDPGDRFASADTLAGHLATLEQRREAARREAEEARATEQASREAERARMRRPWVIGAGVALSLGVVAASAAAWQAARQRDEAERQTAITLAINGFLADDLLGRGDPARSGDARETLIDATHRAEPEIDRRFANAPRIAAQLYHTLARVYAQQSDWKAARIAYGKADDAFARAHLGDSEPAIVSRLQHAFMEALSYEQGSVERARALIAAERKRLGDADAADPETRVWLATAEGMVELAGGDMKVARDRFALATRLADTLPDRFDERTRNDFRQRLAFSYIRSGDGARGEALIKPLLAAQTTLLGPLNPDVLLLRMNLGQAYLFQRRFPEAVAELSAVLPLIERQLGPNHRLAQQTLAARLEAYGGMGDYRDSVADGRKLYAIALAQQGMGAFRTIAALSDLATSECRIPDTAHGIADARRAWLASRSAFGDDAALTQGVATALAQCLIEGGKNAEAAPLLVGVDRKAVADLSGDRNWGANVDLAQAEIALHAGRRAEAAAKLDAVAAAYGSPRADVFQHRKYLMLRQALHRDSIAPMSGR; this is translated from the coding sequence TTGGACGAGTCGAGCTGGCGGCTCAGGGTCGGCGGTCGCGGCGTGGAGATCGAGCAGAAACCGATGGAGCTGCTGCTCGCGCTGCTCCACCGCAACGGCGAGGTCGTCACCAAGGAGGAGTTGCTCGATCTGGTGTGGCCGGGCGTGACGGTCGTCGCCTCGTCGCTGCCGACGGCGATCGCGAAGCTGCGCCGCGCGCTGGGCGACGACGCGTCGATCGTCGAGACGGTGCAGCGCCTCGGCTACCGGATCGCGGCGGGATGCGAGATACGCTGCACCGAGCTTGGCGACCGGCCGCTGATCGGATTGGTCGCGGGCGATGCGGTGCCCGGCGCACCCGGCTGGCGGCTGGAGCGGATGCTGGCGCGCGGCGAGGCCGACGACGTATGGCTGGCGCGATCGGACGCGGGCGCGGCGCGGGTGTTCAAGTTCGCCGAGACGCCGGGCCGGCTGCGCCAGTTGAAGCGCGAGGCGCGGGTCGGCCACGTCCTCGCCGGCACCGCCTACGCGGCGAGCCGCTTCGTCCTGCCGATCGCGCAGGCGTTCGATCGCGTGCCGGCGTGGCTCGCCTTTCCGGATGCGGGAATCGACCTAGGCCAATGGTTCGTGCGGCATGGCGCCGCGCTCGATCGCGAGGGGCGGATCGCGCTGGCAGGGCAAGCCGCGCGCGCGGCTGCGGCGGCCCATGCGGTGGGCGTGCTGCACCTCGACCTGAAGCCGGCCAATCTGCTCGTGACCGATATGGCGGGAGGGCCGCCGCATGTCCGGCTGATCGATTTCGGCAGCAGCGCCCTGCTCGATCTTCCGCGCGCGCCGGGCCTCGCGCTGACCGAAACCGCCGAGCCGGACGCCCCCTCCCCCGCCGGCACGCCGCTCTATCGCGCGCCTGAGTTGATCGGCGAGGGCACGCCATCGGTCGCGTCGGACATCTATGCGCTCGGGCTGCTGCTGTTCCAGTTGGTCGTCGGCGATCTCCACCGCCCGCTCGCGCCGGGCTGGGAGGCGTTGATCGACGACCCGCTGCTCCGCGTCGATATCGCCCGCGCCTGCGCGCTCGATCCGGGCGACCGGTTCGCATCGGCGGACACGCTGGCCGGGCATCTCGCCACGCTGGAGCAACGGCGCGAGGCGGCGCGGCGCGAGGCGGAGGAAGCGCGCGCGACCGAACAGGCGAGCCGCGAGGCGGAGCGCGCGCGGATGCGGCGGCCGTGGGTGATCGGCGCGGGTGTCGCGCTCTCGCTGGGCGTGGTGGCGGCTTCGGCGGCGGCATGGCAGGCGGCGCGCCAGCGCGACGAGGCCGAGCGGCAGACCGCGATCACGCTGGCGATCAACGGCTTCCTCGCCGACGACCTGCTCGGGCGCGGCGATCCCGCGCGCAGCGGCGACGCGCGCGAGACGCTGATCGACGCCACTCATCGCGCCGAGCCGGAGATCGACCGCCGCTTCGCCAACGCGCCCCGGATCGCGGCCCAGCTCTATCACACGCTGGCGCGCGTCTATGCCCAGCAATCGGACTGGAAGGCGGCGCGCATAGCCTATGGCAAGGCCGACGACGCCTTCGCCCGCGCGCATCTCGGCGATAGCGAGCCGGCGATCGTGTCGCGGCTCCAGCACGCCTTCATGGAGGCATTGTCCTATGAGCAAGGCTCGGTCGAGCGCGCCCGCGCGCTGATCGCGGCGGAGCGCAAGCGGCTCGGCGATGCCGATGCCGCCGACCCCGAAACCCGCGTATGGCTCGCCACCGCCGAGGGGATGGTCGAACTGGCCGGCGGGGACATGAAAGTGGCGCGCGACCGTTTCGCGCTCGCCACGCGGCTCGCCGACACCTTGCCCGATCGCTTCGACGAGCGGACGCGCAACGATTTCCGCCAGCGCCTCGCTTTCTCCTATATCCGCTCGGGCGACGGCGCGCGCGGGGAGGCGCTCATCAAGCCCTTGCTCGCGGCGCAGACCACCCTGCTCGGGCCGCTCAATCCCGATGTGTTGCTGCTGCGGATGAACCTCGGGCAAGCCTATCTTTTCCAGCGGCGCTTTCCCGAAGCGGTGGCGGAATTGTCGGCGGTGCTGCCGCTGATCGAGCGGCAGCTCGGCCCGAACCACCGGCTCGCGCAGCAGACGCTCGCCGCACGGCTGGAGGCTTACGGCGGTATGGGCGATTATCGCGATTCCGTGGCCGACGGGCGGAAGCTCTATGCGATCGCGCTGGCGCAGCAGGGGATGGGCGCGTTCCGCACCATCGCCGCGCTCTCCGATCTCGCGACCAGCGAATGCCGCATCCCCGACACCGCGCATGGCATCGCCGACGCGCGGCGCGCATGGCTCGCCTCGCGCAGCGCGTTCGGGGACGATGCCGCGCTGACGCAGGGCGTCGCCACGGCGCTGGCGCAATGCCTGATCGAGGGCGGTAAGAACGCCGAAGCCGCGCCGCTTCTCGTCGGGGTCGATCGCAAGGCGGTCGCCGATCTGTCCGGTGACCGCAACTGGGGCGCGAACGTCGATCTCGCGCAGGCGGAGATCGCACTCCACGCCGGCCGCCGCGCGGAGGCCGCCGCGAAGCTGGATGCGGTGGCGGCCGCCTATGGATCGCCGCGGGCCGATGTGTTCCAGCATCGAAAATATCTGATGCTGAGGCAGGCGTTGCATCGCGACTCCATTGCGCCGATGAGCGGCCGTTGA
- a CDS encoding DUF1989 domain-containing protein, which yields MTPDVQVIPERSGTAFRLPLGATLTVIDPRGEQVADLLAYNAEDTDEVISSGRTLDYAETIRLTVGYKLYSNRSRVMLTIVDDSVGCHDFLLTPCSIDTFLHFYPDLPPHRGCFGNLAEALHPHGIGPDRIPVAFNCFMNVPVDADSGRLRVLPPISKAGDHISFRAEMDLIVGLTACSAPDSNGGSFKPIHYRIDAPLG from the coding sequence ATGACCCCGGACGTGCAGGTCATCCCCGAACGGAGCGGCACCGCCTTCCGCCTCCCGCTGGGCGCGACGCTGACCGTGATCGATCCGCGCGGCGAGCAGGTCGCCGATCTGCTGGCCTATAATGCCGAGGATACGGATGAGGTGATCTCGTCAGGGCGCACGCTCGACTATGCCGAGACGATAAGGCTCACCGTGGGGTACAAGCTCTATTCGAACCGCTCGCGTGTCATGCTGACGATCGTCGACGACAGCGTGGGGTGCCACGATTTCCTGCTGACGCCCTGCTCGATCGACACCTTCCTGCATTTCTATCCCGACCTGCCGCCGCATCGCGGATGCTTCGGCAACCTGGCGGAAGCGCTGCACCCCCATGGCATCGGCCCGGATCGCATTCCGGTCGCGTTCAATTGCTTCATGAACGTGCCCGTCGACGCGGATTCCGGCAGGCTCAGGGTGTTGCCGCCGATCAGCAAGGCCGGCGATCATATCTCCTTCCGCGCGGAGATGGACCTGATCGTCGGGCTGACCGCCTGTTCGGCGCCCGATTCCAATGGCGGCTCCTTCAAGCCGATCCATTACCGCATCGATGCGCCGCTCGGGTAG
- a CDS encoding chloride channel protein → MIDSPPVKRDTMRRTRVLLRRHGPTAPVWRGRAAIIGGAVFVGLAAISFAWLADRANGLFHLLVMHCWWLPLLVTPAGYVLIIWITNRLAPAARGSGIPQIIAAKRDPAGAMGDLTSGRTAVLKAILTAGALTIGASVGREGPTVQLGATIMAYAHRLLRVPLNASVLVAGAAAGVAAAFNTPLAGVAFAIEELAAAYEQRMTLLVMTAVLIAGMVAQGVAGDYVYFGIVGQTLPFTAVVILAPVAGVLGGAFGGLFSRLTLWFARGGASRISGGRPLLLAGVCGLIVAGIGVASGMTWGTGYGPARAIIEGHDAPLSFGAAKFVSTLATAAAGLPGGIFAPSLATGAGLGNLLHALFPNEPTGALVLLAMAGYFTGVVRAPLTAVIIMSETTGSRGLMLPLLATALIAEPVASLVCRERLYHGLSMGFLRPR, encoded by the coding sequence ATGATCGACTCGCCTCCCGTGAAGCGCGACACGATGCGCCGGACCAGGGTCCTGCTCCGGCGCCACGGCCCGACCGCCCCGGTGTGGCGCGGCCGCGCGGCGATCATCGGCGGGGCGGTGTTCGTCGGCCTCGCCGCGATTTCCTTCGCGTGGCTCGCCGACCGGGCGAACGGGTTGTTCCACCTCCTCGTGATGCATTGCTGGTGGTTGCCGCTGCTGGTGACGCCGGCCGGCTATGTCCTCATCATCTGGATCACCAACCGGCTGGCGCCCGCCGCGCGCGGATCGGGCATCCCCCAGATCATCGCGGCCAAGCGTGACCCGGCCGGCGCCATGGGCGATCTCACCTCCGGGCGCACCGCCGTGCTGAAGGCGATCCTCACCGCCGGCGCGCTGACGATCGGCGCGTCGGTCGGGCGCGAGGGGCCGACCGTCCAGCTCGGCGCGACGATCATGGCCTATGCGCACCGGCTGCTGCGGGTGCCGCTCAACGCCTCGGTGCTGGTGGCGGGCGCTGCGGCCGGCGTCGCGGCGGCGTTCAACACGCCGCTGGCGGGCGTCGCCTTCGCGATCGAGGAGCTGGCCGCCGCCTATGAGCAGCGCATGACCCTGCTGGTGATGACCGCCGTGCTGATCGCCGGCATGGTCGCGCAGGGCGTGGCGGGCGATTACGTCTATTTCGGCATCGTCGGCCAGACCCTGCCGTTCACCGCCGTGGTGATCCTGGCCCCGGTCGCGGGGGTGCTGGGCGGCGCTTTCGGCGGCCTGTTCTCCAGGCTAACCCTGTGGTTCGCGCGCGGCGGCGCCAGCCGCATCTCGGGCGGGCGGCCGTTGCTGCTCGCGGGCGTGTGCGGGCTGATCGTCGCGGGGATCGGCGTTGCGAGCGGGATGACATGGGGGACGGGCTACGGCCCCGCGCGCGCCATCATCGAAGGGCATGATGCGCCGCTCTCGTTCGGCGCGGCCAAGTTCGTCAGCACGCTGGCGACCGCCGCCGCCGGATTGCCGGGCGGAATCTTCGCGCCGAGCCTCGCCACCGGGGCGGGATTGGGGAACCTGCTCCACGCGCTCTTCCCGAACGAGCCGACCGGCGCGCTCGTGCTGCTGGCGATGGCCGGTTACTTCACCGGCGTCGTGCGCGCGCCGCTGACGGCGGTCATCATCATGTCCGAGACGACCGGCAGCCGCGGGCTGATGCTCCCGCTGCTCGCCACCGCGCTGATCGCCGAACCCGTCGCCTCGCTCGTTTGCCGGGAGCGGCTGTATCACGGTCTGTCGATGGGATTCTTGCGGCCTCGTTGA
- a CDS encoding cold-shock protein: protein MSQIGTVKFFDATKGFGFISPDSGGQDAFVHISAVERAGMNTLNQSQRVSYELEADKRGRQSACNLESVD, encoded by the coding sequence ATGAGTCAGATCGGCACCGTCAAATTCTTCGATGCGACCAAGGGCTTCGGCTTTATCTCTCCCGACAGCGGCGGGCAGGATGCGTTCGTCCATATCAGCGCGGTCGAGCGCGCCGGCATGAACACCCTCAACCAGAGCCAGCGCGTCAGCTATGAACTCGAGGCGGACAAGCGCGGCCGTCAATCGGCCTGCAATCTCGAATCCGTCGACTGA
- a CDS encoding DUF4336 domain-containing protein: protein MLEPLGPDIWTGDGGIVPFFGYDYPTRMAVVRLDNGDLWIWSPVELTADIERQVRALGPVRHLVSPNRLHYLFLGAWQRAFPDARMWGTPSTIAKLEALSFSGTLGDDPPPEWAGQIDQFHFTNSPLLDELIFYHRASRTAIIADLSQPFGKAFLADHWPWWLRTIARMAKMVEGWGYPPPEYRLSFRHRAAARPRMRALLDAHPERVIVAHGEIARTGGEDYLRRAFSWLL from the coding sequence ATGCTGGAACCCCTGGGGCCGGACATCTGGACGGGAGATGGCGGAATCGTTCCGTTCTTCGGATACGATTATCCCACCCGCATGGCGGTGGTGCGCCTCGACAACGGTGACCTGTGGATCTGGTCGCCGGTCGAGCTGACGGCGGACATCGAACGGCAGGTGCGGGCGCTCGGGCCGGTGCGGCACCTCGTCAGCCCGAACAGGCTCCATTATCTGTTCCTCGGCGCGTGGCAGCGGGCCTTCCCCGATGCGCGCATGTGGGGCACTCCATCGACCATCGCGAAGCTTGAGGCCCTGAGCTTCTCCGGAACGCTGGGGGATGATCCGCCGCCGGAATGGGCGGGTCAGATCGACCAGTTCCATTTCACCAACTCGCCGCTGCTCGACGAGCTGATCTTCTATCATCGCGCCTCGCGCACCGCGATCATCGCGGACCTGTCACAGCCGTTCGGCAAGGCGTTCCTGGCGGACCATTGGCCGTGGTGGCTGCGGACGATCGCCAGAATGGCGAAGATGGTCGAAGGCTGGGGCTATCCCCCGCCCGAATACCGCCTCAGCTTTCGGCATCGCGCGGCAGCCCGGCCCAGGATGCGCGCCTTGCTCGACGCGCATCCCGAGCGCGTCATCGTGGCGCACGGCGAGATAGCCCGGACCGGGGGCGAGGATTACCTGCGCCGCGCTTTCTCCTGGCTATTGTAG
- a CDS encoding DUF72 domain-containing protein: protein MIGTAGWSIARHDAAAFPAEGTVLERYSRTFDAVEVNSSFYRAHRPQTWERWAASTPGWFRFSVKVPRAITHHARLIDVDPLIARFAGEVTQLGSKLGVLLVQLPPGLRYDASVAERFFTGLRDAIDAEIACEPRNATWFTGAADAALDRLRVARVAADPAPVAAAAAPGGWRGLAYWRLHGSPAMYHSPYDTQAIARYAERLRAETGRGLTPWCIFDNTAAFAATGNALSIREFLHQNVAGAPRAAGCRS, encoded by the coding sequence ATGATCGGGACAGCGGGCTGGAGCATCGCGCGCCACGACGCGGCGGCGTTTCCGGCGGAAGGCACGGTGCTGGAACGCTATTCCCGGACCTTCGACGCGGTGGAAGTGAATTCCTCCTTCTATCGGGCGCACCGGCCCCAGACCTGGGAAAGATGGGCGGCGAGCACGCCCGGATGGTTCCGCTTCTCGGTGAAGGTCCCGCGAGCGATCACCCATCACGCGAGGCTGATCGATGTTGATCCGCTGATCGCCCGGTTCGCCGGCGAAGTGACGCAACTGGGGAGCAAGCTGGGGGTCCTGCTCGTGCAATTGCCGCCGGGGCTTCGCTACGACGCCAGCGTGGCCGAGCGGTTCTTCACCGGTTTGCGGGATGCGATCGACGCGGAAATCGCCTGTGAGCCGCGCAATGCGACGTGGTTCACCGGCGCGGCCGATGCGGCGCTCGATCGGCTCCGGGTCGCGCGGGTGGCAGCCGATCCCGCGCCCGTAGCGGCGGCGGCCGCTCCGGGAGGATGGCGCGGGCTGGCCTACTGGCGCCTGCACGGATCGCCGGCAATGTATCACTCGCCATACGACACGCAGGCGATCGCGCGCTACGCGGAGCGGCTTCGCGCGGAGACCGGTCGCGGACTGACGCCGTGGTGCATATTCGACAACACCGCCGCGTTCGCCGCCACCGGCAACGCGCTGTCGATAAGGGAATTCCTGCATCAAAACGTCGCTGGCGCGCCTCGCGCGGCGGGCTGCCGATCGTGA
- a CDS encoding cytochrome c oxidase assembly protein: MTLPGPLFFVAGGAPILLVALVYLRGARRRGASRRPTDIPRHCAFAAGLAMLFLSLQWPFAEWAHELFYVHQIGIIVARIVTPILIAVARPAATLVAGLPRPVRRRVLRPALLAPATRGAWRSIAHPAVALLLYIGTFYLWELPALQSAALDNAAIGLAMHLSLLFTGLLFWSRIAGRRPAPLGVSHGERLMMIWLAILAQILLGAYLTVKSSVLYHAYAATERLAMIAPIVDEQRGGFMIWVPSALLSLLAMIVVIDMWGRHETRMDLKRTQWSPSNSAILLYPQTGRALRAMAEPKNKRMAIGLASFALLIFAAVCGVVTGAYRVNRRENMRLYMLSRCAGPHC; this comes from the coding sequence ATGACTCTTCCCGGCCCCCTCTTCTTCGTGGCGGGCGGCGCGCCGATCCTGCTGGTCGCCCTGGTCTATCTGCGGGGCGCGCGGCGGCGGGGGGCGAGCCGGCGGCCGACCGATATCCCGCGCCATTGCGCCTTCGCGGCGGGGCTGGCGATGCTGTTCCTGTCGCTGCAATGGCCGTTCGCGGAATGGGCGCACGAACTGTTCTACGTCCACCAGATCGGCATCATCGTCGCCCGGATCGTCACCCCGATCCTGATCGCGGTCGCGCGGCCCGCCGCCACGCTTGTCGCCGGCCTGCCGCGGCCGGTGCGGCGGCGCGTCCTGCGGCCCGCGCTGCTCGCGCCAGCGACGCGGGGAGCATGGCGGAGCATCGCCCATCCGGCGGTCGCCCTGCTCCTCTATATCGGTACCTTCTATCTCTGGGAGCTTCCCGCCCTCCAGTCCGCCGCGCTGGACAATGCCGCGATCGGGCTGGCGATGCACCTCAGCCTGTTGTTCACCGGCCTCTTGTTCTGGAGCCGGATCGCCGGACGCAGGCCGGCGCCGCTGGGCGTGAGCCACGGCGAGCGGCTGATGATGATCTGGCTGGCGATCCTCGCGCAGATCCTTCTCGGCGCCTATCTCACGGTCAAGAGCAGCGTGCTGTATCACGCTTATGCCGCGACCGAGCGGCTGGCGATGATCGCGCCGATCGTCGACGAGCAGCGCGGCGGCTTCATGATCTGGGTGCCGAGCGCGCTCCTCTCGCTGCTCGCGATGATCGTCGTGATCGATATGTGGGGCCGCCACGAGACGCGGATGGACCTCAAGCGCACGCAATGGTCGCCGTCCAATTCCGCGATCCTGCTCTATCCGCAGACCGGGCGGGCGCTGCGCGCGATGGCCGAGCCGAAGAACAAGCGGATGGCGATCGGCCTCGCCAGCTTCGCGCTGCTGATCTTCGCGGCCGTGTGCGGCGTCGTCACCGGCGCCTATCGCGTCAACCGGCGCGAGAACATGCGGCTCTATATGCTGTCCCGCTGCGCCGGCCCACATTGCTGA
- a CDS encoding YaiI/YqxD family protein encodes MTNILVDADACPVKDEIYKVALRRMVAVTIVSNSPIRIPAHPLIDRVIVGDGFDAADDWIAGRANDRMVVITSDILLADRCLKAGAAVISPAGRPFTANSIGAAIATRAIMADLRAGGDQVNRAPPFAKADRSRFLQALDEALVRLARK; translated from the coding sequence ATGACCAATATCCTCGTCGATGCCGATGCCTGCCCGGTCAAGGACGAGATCTACAAGGTGGCGTTGAGGCGGATGGTGGCCGTGACCATCGTCAGCAACAGCCCGATCCGCATCCCCGCCCATCCCCTGATCGATCGCGTCATCGTCGGCGACGGGTTCGACGCGGCGGATGACTGGATCGCCGGGCGCGCGAACGATCGGATGGTGGTGATCACCTCCGATATCCTGCTCGCGGATCGCTGCCTGAAGGCCGGCGCCGCGGTGATCTCGCCCGCCGGCAGGCCCTTCACGGCAAATTCGATCGGCGCCGCCATCGCCACCCGCGCGATCATGGCCGATCTTCGCGCGGGGGGCGATCAGGTCAATCGCGCGCCCCCCTTCGCGAAGGCGGATCGCTCGCGTTTCCTCCAGGCGCTGGACGAAGCGCTCGTGCGCCTCGCGCGAAAGTGA